TAGTATATGCTGTAATGGTTGAGATTTATGCACTACTTGGGTTAGTAATATCTGTAATCTTATTAAACAATATAGCGTAGGAGAAAATAATGATATCAAATTTAGAGAATATTATTTCAAAGATTAAAGTTGATAGTGATGAAAAGATATCTTTGATAACAGAAGAAGCAAATAAACAAATGAATGTTTTAAGAAATGAATTTGAAGATAAATTAAAAACAGAAAAAGAAAATATTGCTAGAAAATTTGAATCAACTAAAACATTAGAACTTGAAAGAATTACTTCAGGTATTGAACTAAAATGTAAAAATATTTTACTTCAAACAAAACAAACTTTAATATCAGAAACTATAGATAAATTAAGAGAAAATTTAGAAAATATTTCTCTTGAAGAAATGAAAACTTTTTTAATGGGTAACCTTGAAAAAAGAATTAAAAAATTTGATGATGAAGAAATATTAATACCTGAAAAATTTAGTGAATTATTAGGGCTTTTACCTAATATTAAAGTTGATGAAAAAGTGAAAAATGGCTTTATTATTAAACATAAAGGAATTGAAGAAAACTTTAGTTTTGATAGTTTGATTAGACATAAAAGAGAAGAATTAGAAGAAGTAATACAAAAATATTTTGAATAAGGAGAATGAATATGAATAGAAATGATTTCATTTTGCCTGTTTCTATAATAAAAATTCAAGAAAAAAAATTATTAACAGAACAAAAGTTAATAAGAATGATTGAAACAAATACTTTAAAAGATATTCTTAAAACATTAAATGATACAGAATATGCATTTTCTATGGCTGGAGTAACAAATGATGAAATGTATGAGGAAATCTTATTTAATGAAACTAAGAGAATATTTAAATTTGTAAGGGAACTTGCAAAAAAAGAGCAAGGAATAGTAGATTTGATAGCTTTAAAATATGAATATCAAAATCTTAAGTTAAGATTAAAAAATGATTATTCAAATTCTGATCTTGAAAAACATATTTTAGATACAGGTATGCAGAATAATGATTTTGATAAAAATCTTTTAATTGTAAAAAAAGAAAAAGATTTACAAAAAGCATCAATATTGCTTGATAAAATGTATTTGGAAGATGTATATAGAATTTCTAGCAATTTAAATGAAGATATATTTATTAAATATAGTAATATTGTAATAGATAAATATAATATGGTTACTTTCTTAAGATTAAAAAAACAGAACAAAAATATTGATTTTGTTGAGAATATGTTCGTTGATGGTGGGAGCATTTCAAGAGATGAGATAATAAAAATTTATGAAAATGAAACATACTTACCTGTATTTAAAAAATTAACTATAGCTAAGTATTGGGATAAATTTGAAAAAGATAATAATATTTCAGAAATTGAAAAAATGTTTGATAATATGATAATTAACTTAGCAATAGAGTATAGAAATGTTACTATAGGACCAGAGCCAATCTTTACATATATAATTGCTAAAGAATATGAAATGAAAGCACTTAGATTAATAATGTCTGGTAAATTAAATAATATAGATCCAGAATTAATCAAAGAAAGATTGAGAGGTGTTTATGTATAAAATAGCTGCTATTGGAGATAGAGATACCGTGATTTCTTTTAAAGTGTTAGGAATTGATGTATTTAGTATAGACAATTTTGAAAATGAAGAAATGAGTATACAGAAAATAAAGTCAACTATAGATTATTTAGCAAGTAATAAGTATGGAATAATATTTATTACGGAGGAATATGCAAAAAGAGCAGAAGAAGTTTTAGAAAGATATAAAACAGAAGTTCTTCCTATGATTACATTAATACCTAATAATAGTGGTAGTTTAAATCTAGGAATGTCAAAAATAGATGAAAATATAGAAAAGGCAATAGGAACTAATATCTTTTAACGAAGGGAGAAAATACTTTGCAAGGTAGAATAGTGAAAGTATCAGGACCACTTGTAGTTGCAGAAAATATGCAACATGCTAATGTATTTGATATGGTAAAAGTTGGTAATGATAAACTTATAGGTGAAATAATAGAAATGAGAGGAGATAGAGCCTCTATACAAGTATATGAAGAAACTACTGGAATAGGAACAAATGAACCTGTAGAAACTACAGGAATGCCTCTATCAGTTGAATTAGGACCAGGACTTTTAGAAAATATGTTTGATGGTATACAAAGACCACTTGATAAAATCAAACAAAAAGTTGGAGATTTCCTATTAAAAGGTGTAGAGGTTAATGCCTTAGATAGAGAAAAAGTTTGGGAATTTGTTGCAACTAAATCAATAGGAGATGAAGTAAGTTCAGGATATGTATTGGGTACAGTACAAGAAACAGAAGTAATAACTCATAAAATAATGGTTCCTATTGGAGTAGAGGGTAAGATAAAAGAAATAAAAAGTGGTAATTTTACTGTAGAAGATACTATAGCTGTAATAGAAACATCAAATGGTGATGTTAATGTAAATATGATACAAAGATGGCCAGTAAGAAAAGGTAGAAAATATGCTAAAAAAATAAATCCTGATGAACCATTAATTACAGGACAAAGAGTAATTGACA
This is a stretch of genomic DNA from Streptobacillus ratti. It encodes these proteins:
- a CDS encoding V-type ATP synthase subunit E; translation: MISNLENIISKIKVDSDEKISLITEEANKQMNVLRNEFEDKLKTEKENIARKFESTKTLELERITSGIELKCKNILLQTKQTLISETIDKLRENLENISLEEMKTFLMGNLEKRIKKFDDEEILIPEKFSELLGLLPNIKVDEKVKNGFIIKHKGIEENFSFDSLIRHKREELEEVIQKYFE
- a CDS encoding V-type ATPase subunit, which gives rise to MNRNDFILPVSIIKIQEKKLLTEQKLIRMIETNTLKDILKTLNDTEYAFSMAGVTNDEMYEEILFNETKRIFKFVRELAKKEQGIVDLIALKYEYQNLKLRLKNDYSNSDLEKHILDTGMQNNDFDKNLLIVKKEKDLQKASILLDKMYLEDVYRISSNLNEDIFIKYSNIVIDKYNMVTFLRLKKQNKNIDFVENMFVDGGSISRDEIIKIYENETYLPVFKKLTIAKYWDKFEKDNNISEIEKMFDNMIINLAIEYRNVTIGPEPIFTYIIAKEYEMKALRLIMSGKLNNIDPELIKERLRGVYV
- a CDS encoding V-type ATP synthase subunit F; protein product: MYKIAAIGDRDTVISFKVLGIDVFSIDNFENEEMSIQKIKSTIDYLASNKYGIIFITEEYAKRAEEVLERYKTEVLPMITLIPNNSGSLNLGMSKIDENIEKAIGTNIF